The genome window AGTTCACGTTTCTGTCACCAATTGCGCTCTTATTTTGCTAGATTTCGATGCCGGAAGTACTCCCCATTTGTCCGTAGCTTCATACTATTAATATCTCATAACTCTTTCCAGGACTATACAGAGTCAGTTTACAGTACATTAGTATTTATAGTACATACCATGACACATTGACATGATTAACTGCAATTCATTACAGATAATAAACTATTGGTTTATGTAACTTAAGTAAGTTTATGTAACTTCCCTCActgaatgtttaaataaattaatttatcCAGCGCAATCTACACAACCTATGGTTTAGTTTGATTAAACTAAAACACAACTATTCAGTATTATAAAAATTCCATGTCAAGCACTGTACTGAAGAATTCGGGCAGCGCTCCATTGGGTAGTTGGCGTCTGGTCCAGCCAGGTCAAACTGATATACAGCGCCATCTAgtgaatagtatgcaaacagcATTTCTATTGATGGTGTGGAATACATTGTCAGGACTCATATGCTTGATTCGAATGACTTACCTGTATCTCAGTGTATGTCTGCTGtctttttaaccgtttttgatgTCACAAACTTCCATAATTGCAATGATCCTTTTTCTTATGACTGTAATGTCACACTATTTTATacttaatgtttgttttgcagttttacccatacctgtcaacccgaggccgtgggcaatcttacaaattgtgacgtatgcccttccaaattggtgactaatcttacaacgccctataaagcgtgcaatatgaaacaaaaatgaaactcaatttttgaaataatatgaatttattggtaatattgtaacatacactcaccggccactttattaggtacacctatccaactgctcgttaacacttaatttctaatcagccaatcacatggcggcaactcagtgcatttaggcatatagacatggtttaagacaatctcctgcagttcaaaccgagcaatagtaggtgatttgagtgactttgaacgtggcatggttgttggtgccagaagggctggtctgagtatttcagaaactgctgatctactgggattttcacgcacaaccatctatagggtttacagagaatggtccgaaaaagaaaaaatatccagtgagcagcagttctgtgggcggaaatgccttgttgatgccagaggtcagaggagaatggccagactggtttgagctgatagaaaggcaacagtgactcaaataatcacccgttacaaccatggTAGGCAGAAgaacatctctgaacgcacagtacgtcgaactttgaggcagatgtgctacagcagcagaagaccacgccgggtgccactcctttcagctatgaacaggaaactgaggctacaatttgcacaagctcatcgaaattggacaatagaagattggaaaaacgttgcctgctctgatgagtctcgatttctgctgcgacattcggacggtagggtcagaatttggcgacaACAACacgaaaccatggatccatcctgccttgtatcaactgttcaggctggtggtggtggtgtaatggtgtggggaatattttcttggcactctttgggccccttggtaccaattgagcatcgttggaacgccacagcctacctaagtattgttgctgaccatgtccatccctttatgaccacaatgtacccaacttctgatggctactttcagcaggataatgcgccatttcataaagctggaatcatctcagactggtttcttgaacatgacaatgagttcactgtactcaaatggcctccacagtcaccagatctcaatccaacagagcatctttgggatgtggtggaacgggagattcgcatcatggatgtgcagccgacaaatctgctccaactgtgtgatgccatcatgtcaatatggaccaaactctctgaggaatgcttccagcacctcgttgaatctatgccacgaagaattgaggcagttctgaaggcaaaagggggtccaacccgttactagcatggtgtagttaataaagtggccggtgagtgtatacccTGGtggaatcaaagaacaatcaatatcgtcagctacatcatgattactataaTTTAATTGTGACTTTTgtcataattgtatgtagcacttttggcaatttttatcatgtcttttgatggctgcacttcatgacacttcatggcacttcagctcgcaattcagtttgacttgaaggtagttcattAGTGTGTCCAACTATAaactaaaaaggtcaattgataaaattaacttaccgatgcaatctttgagtcagggaacatttcttttgctaattctgagaagtaaacagcaatagttgcgggcaaattgtgttcggcaacatattggcagaataaaatctccgctttcgtcacttttcattctgcagcctTCatcagaccagtgttgttaatcttaattacagttacaaattaattctcccaaaaagttattgagttagtaactcagttacctgaatgcaagagttacttggcaaactaactggtgttacctttcatgtttttttctctcaattttttcaaaagaacaaacaaaacaaaacaaacaaacaaacaaaaaaacatagtaacctttggtgtgtttggaggtcatttaatgttgtgaattagccgttaaagttgttaaaattgctccagtttttgtattagttcccttctgtctactttcgacatgtgaaagttttaaaactgtttcatcatttaaagatagattcaagtcaagagtttgccgatttgggagtattttagataaaaagttctcTAGGAAGGGTCAGTACAactgagcctttctgagaagtcaactgctttcaaatggcggctgtttaccaacaccgcagtctgtcatttcgcaagtacttctatatgcatgtgatatctaggcgtagattgtaggctgtcggctacagtcagaagatattggagccacctagcctagcatcgcgtttgctacagcgtcaaaacaaacactcttctccctCAATGtcgctgacttttctcgcgtcattcaaccaacgtaacgcatagtaacgcccattgtctcgttgccgaaacgattacaaaatccgaacggagaaaaaaaaatttgtaatgcacgaaaaacgtacagattttgaacatatGGCGTACACatgtaaaaatcagtgctcacttgtacaaattacgccgaaaccgtataacttgacaggtatggtttTACCTCAATCTCTTCCATTGACATTGAATTTGAACTTGGAGGTTtccagtaaaaatggattagacgtacaTTCACccttaatggcactgaaacatgatcattcaaagcaagggcataggtttggtctcaatattggtagggacgatagaacagcacaacctgcatgtacactttttgctggggacgggacattaataagaccaaacagactgggtgaacggcggtcagggctacatttctcaccaataagaacctaattaattgattggctaaatgattaatgcaaaataataataataatctgtattgatttatactaactttcacactgcaagtttacagtataacatcttaatctgatattttttcttaaatctagtcgaataattctcttcattttgttctgagttttaaaggctagttaacagattaatgattcttccacttactttttaCTAAAtaataccatttgttcttattaagaccaaaaagctaaaagtcggtcatttttcacataaataaagaaaaaaatgctttcaaataattttgAACAATACCTATTCTtgagttaagaacatttctgacagacaagtttaaaaaaaaaaaaatttttaaagattaaatatagaaTATAGAAGCTTTTTGCTTCAAATAAGCCTTTTAAGCTTATTTGCagcaagctgtttttccaatttcgagaaatctgagtaaaatttaattgaagcactggcagatcatttcacttatttctagtcgatttacactgaaaagaagggaatttaagtttttttcagttttaaggagATGGGTTTTTGGAGTGCATATgtaggttcaggtgatacaccgttcgattcaaacctttgttttcaaaaactactaaaaaaacattttgaaaacttccagaataaatgtctggattttattagcagatttaaattacaatatttgaacacaaatttgtttacatacaaaattgttaatcatctcttaactatccaggaaagcaaaaaaaaaaaaaaaaaaaaaaaaaaaaaaaaaaaaaaaaaaaacatttgtcttgataccactcaaaattgtctaaaaaaataaggaGCTTTCCTTCAGGAAAAACACTACTACTTTTGTCcagaagcacagccaaactcaacagaaaaagaaagctcctttgggctgctttaagagacatacagtggggcaaataggtatttagtcaaccaccaattgtgcaagttctcctacttgaaaagattagagaagcctgtaattgtcaacatgggtaaacctcaaccacgagagacagaatgtggaaaaaaaacagaaaatcccattgtttgatttttgaagaatttatttcgaaattagagtggaaaataagtatttggtcacctacaaacaagcaagatttctggctgtcaaatggctaacttcttctaacgaggtctaacgaggctccactcgttacctgtattaatggcacctgttcaacttattatcggtataaaagacacctgtccacaacctcagtcagtcacactccaaactccactatagtaCTAAAGGTACTATAAAATGGgtattatataaaaatatacattatatatattacTCACAGCAACAACTACCGCAACGACATCGTAGTAGAAATGTTACATGAACTCGAAGGACATTTGACATGTGATCATCCCTGGAGGGGCGTGGCCGCCGTGCGCATGCTCAGTAGCACTTTGGATATCAGTTTGACTGGGATACAAATTCGTCACAACACCGGAcagttccggcccactttcacccctggatatGATCTCAAAATGCCATTGAAAGATACTCAGGAGTTCACAAAATACAGGCCATGTATAATACTTTATTGATTTGCTTCAAACAGTTGACTGAATATATTTCAATGTACCATAACCATCACATAATGCTTGTTGTTTTAAGTAACgctgcaaaaaaaatgtatacaggCCTCATAAACAACAATCAATTTCAGACATTTGTCATAAAATTAATGTTTAATTAGTGTGTCACAGCACCTACCGTTATTCAGGAATGACTGATTTAGTTCAATAAAACATGAGTGCAATTGTAGTATCAGATTACATATTTGAAATCACCATTAAGTATGAATGCTAAATTATATAAATAACACTCATAACCTATCATGagtataacaacaacaacaaaaagtcacaaaagttattcaaaattaaaatgttacatGTTGGAATTTGGCACTTTGGATAACGCTTCAGTAATCATATGGTTAAATCTTCATCACACTTGTACCACGTGTGCAACATTAATGTTAACGCTGTGCAATGATGCGGACCGGAACATGTCACCAAAAGAAAGGAAAACAACACAGCAACAAAGTGTGGACCACTGATAAGACACGTCgttgaaaaaaagtttataaaaaaataaaataaaaaaacatcgaACGTCAAGGCTTTGTGATTGTGTATTGAGTCACCATGGAATGGGCCTGAACTGAGATCTGGATCAAAAACCTTCCAACATGGAAGAGCAAATGTGAGGTCAGATGTTCTCTGATAAGAATTGCGAaggaacaagtaacaagttgattGATTGTGCAACCACTCCATCTATTTTCCAACACTGGGTAATCCTGGACTGCCAGCCAGTCGCATGGCACATAAACAACTACAGTACTGGCTTTACTCGTCCAAAATTGGGAGGTCCTGGAAGCAATGGATTTACATCTATCACCCTTtgtaacccaaataaattgacTCAACCTTTCCAGTTTATATTTAATATCTGTTGCCgttaatggcagcgaatgagttcaACCCAAGACAAATCAACCATATatgaatgtttttggaatgttgagAAAAAGCTGCAGTACATCGTAGGAAAATCTCATATTGTCTCATATCATTAAAACTAGACTGtaaaaaaagcacatttaaaGCAGGAACCTTGAAAAGTCTTCACTACTTGGACAACGGGTCAAGATTTGAGCAGATATATTCCGTATTGTACGCTGCAGAgagggaaaaaagttttttttttttttttttttttagatctacAGTATTTCTGCTCATGCTAACCTCATAagtagagagagaaaaaaaaagaaaaaaacaaatgacaaatacagtgtatcactaaAGTAAGTAcacctctcgcatttctgcagatatttaagtatatcttttcatgggacaacactggttaaatgaaactttgacacaatgaaaagtagtctgtgtgcagcttatttaatagtaaatttattttcccctcaaaataattcaaaatatagccattaatatctaaacccccggcaacaaaactgagtacaccccttagaaactacgtacagtacatccctaaatatccaaattgagtactgcttgtcattttccctccaaaatgtcattagACTCGTTACAggtgtgctgtcagcattgctgcagagattgaagaggtggggtcaGCCTTTTAGTGCTCAGACTATACGCCGCACtccacatcaaattggtgtgcatggctgtcaccccaggtacacactcccgcccgtctcatcagagcccccacctctttaatctctgcagcaatgttgacagcactcctgtaacgagtcacatgacatcttggagggaaaatgacaggcagtactcaatttggacatttagggatgtagtttctaaggggtgtactcactttttgctgccaggggtttggatattaatggctatattttgagttattttaaggggaaaataaattaacctcATAATGTAAGctgtacacagactacttttcattgtgtcaaagtgtcattttgtcagtgttgtcccatgaaaagatatacttaaatatcttcagaaatgcgaggggtgtactcacttttgtgatacactgtacttctGTGTTATGCGGTATCTCCAAGACAGCGGTTCTTCACCTTGGGTTTGATGGAACCCCAGggattcggtgagtaagtctaaggggtttatATGCTGAATAaaggcaaagtgtcattttagacTAGGTTCAGGACTGGTTTGTCCCCAATTTACaagctttattccatttcttctaACCACTAGCCCTCTATTTAATGAGAGGAGAaaatggtttgctcagtggacagttgactcgcacttggtatgaggaaggaTAAGAGGAATACAGGCACTGTGGACTGTGcagataataataattttttaaaaaagcatcaCATTTTATGACATGAAAATGATATGTGATGCAAGGATacgacaaaaaaaatgtcaaaaagaatgttgacatgaaaacaacaaagtgcaaaatgaaagtattttcatttcagTTTCCAACGTGAAAATTAccagcaaaaggcaaaattatttgtagtaaaCTTGAAATTTAAAGAAATCTGAATGGGAATTCAATtagatattagcttgctagcctaGCTATATCGATacattccgaagggttcggtgaatgcacatgGTGAAACTTCTTGTGTCATTTCAATCCAAAAGATACACATTCAGCAAATCAATACCTCAGGCACTCTTAAATTTGGATGGTACGACTCTACTAAGCCAATCAATTATAAGAGCAGACCGAACCCAAACAACCTAGTTGCAGCTACATCAAAACTAGATTGCATGGATCAATAAATCGAAACAAGAATATGGAGTAGAGGCAACTTAAGACGGAAAAGAAGAAGTATGAGTCCAGACAAAACTTATACTGTAGTTGTTTACATTTATGCCATCACTGTATGTTCCTGTCATAAAGTGTAGTTGTTCGTGGGTAACTTAAGTTCCTCCgagaacgttttttaaaaatgtaaaggcACTAAATCAAATTTGCACATTAAGACAAAGATGTTTGATCCTCAGATGAGAGCATTCCACTGATGATTCTCATCGAGCTaaggtaaaaataaaaaggcatGATTTTTTATTGCATTACCAACAAGGCAGGCTGATTTCTCCCGTACCAGACAGAATGCAAATCAATCCCAAATACTGTAATGTATTAGCTATGAGGTAAAACTGTACCACTTGTTGCAAAGGAATGATGTATTTATCGCTGAAATTGTACCGATTCATGTTGTCGATTAGACTTGATTGACCAGCGGCTACTCACAGTGACACTAACCGTTTTTATGGTTCGGACATAGTTTAAGACCAAACACTTTATCAACTTTACATAATACCCAGCAACACAAGATAGTGCGCAATCAGATCGATGACAGCACAAGAGCAAGGAAGTTAGGAAACTTAATAACATTAAGAAGTAGTAGTAAGAAACTAGTACTTCTTAAGCCGGAAAAGTAACGAGTCAACTTTGTTCCCCTGCTCTATGTCAGTACCATTTACCTAAAAAAGTGACATGGAAACAAAAGAATGAAGAAGGTTGGTTACTTTTTCAGCTAGTGAAAATTTGGTTTTGCCAACCAAAAGAGGAAAGCTGCAAAATTTACTTGATGCTCCTCTTTCCACACAACAAAGTGGGGAAAATGCCAGCTTTGACACAAGTGATCTAAAATTCGACAGCCTCCCAAAGATTTGTGGGGTTGACTTGAAACTATTGTGTTTAGTGCTGTTTAGACAAACAGtgacccataaaaaaaaaaaaaaaaaattaaaaatttaaaaaaaaaaaaaaaaaaaaaggagggggggttgCCATGTTTTGCAGGCAGTGGAAATTTTGTTACTACTTTTAAAGGCACAAAACATAGGGTTGAATCCCCCCCACCCCAACAGGCAGTATAAAAAGTGTCTTGTGATGAGAATTTGAAACATTCTAGGGCGTACTCCACTTTTAGCAGTAAGTCATCGGGGACAGACCCCGATGTCTGCCTCCGCCCTGGAAAATGGAACAACGGAACAGGCTAATCTTGGAAAATGTGAGCCATCTCCACGGGTTCACTGACTCTGCAGCCACCGAGCTCTCACTTCCTCCACCTCGAGTCCGTACCAATCGTGGAGCTTGGAGAAGCATCCTGTGCCGGGGGAGAAGGGGCTTTCCAGAGAGGCTCCTCTTCTTCTGGGGGGAACAGGGGGAGCCCTGACCCCATTGGCCCTGTGAGTATTCTCGGATTCGGCTCCGCCCTCCCAGGCCACGCAGGAAGACGCCCCATCGGACAAACCGTTAGCTAAGTACGGCTTGCTCCAGGCGACGCCGTTCTCCTTTGGACCTCCCGACATGATCTGGACCTCATCCTGGTGATTCTTTTGCCCGGAGCTGGACGACGATGTGGACAAGGATGAGGACGAAGAAGAAGATCTAGATTTGGCAGCTCGCTTTGCAGACCTGGACCTGTTCTGCAGGCCTATCCCAGTGGCTTCCTGGATCTCCTCCAGCTGCCTTTCCAGCTCCTTGACCACCAGCCTCATGTAGTCGAAGCTGGCCCGCGACAACGCCTTGACCCACGACTCCATGGCCGCTTGGCTGTCGGCCGCCATCTTGTACACACGAGCCTTGGCGCAGTCGAACTTGACGGCGAAGGCGAACTCCTCGGCCGATTCGCACAGTTCCACGGTGCAGCCCTCCAGGACGATGACGCCGATGGGCTCTCGGGAATCGCGCTCCTCGAAGTAGAAGAGCATGTTGCCCTTGAGGACAAACCAGCGGCGGTGATACGCAGTGTTGCGCTCGCCCTTCTTGAAGAGGAAGCCCGTTTTGTCAGGCGGCGAGTCGCACGTGGCGTAGTGGGCCACGCTGCGTTCGTTCAGCTTCATCTTCACCGTGTGATCAATTCATCTGCATCAGCAAATGGAAAGGCAAATACAAAGCAATGATGATGAGTCATTTTCCTGGCAGGTCACTCTAGTTAGCTTTCCATTACAGGGCTGTTACCACTGTCAAAAATCTTTGCATTTCATAGGTTCTTTAATGTAATGGGTGActcaaaaagaatgtgccaaaagcATTGaggtatatttaaaaataataataataattaataactgGCTGGATGCAAGTATTGTACATAACTTAGGTTTTTATATCATGTTATACAAGTGCGCAATGTGACCACCACCAGCGGCACAGACAACATCAAGCAAATATGAAAATTCCTCCCAAACGCGCTTCAGGATATTCTCATCCACTGTGTTGATTGCTGGAGTTGCCATTTTGAGCGTAAATAAACGAATGATTTTCCGACAAAGACAAATTGCAATTGACAACCAGTTAAACAAGGATAATTCCTGTATCA of Corythoichthys intestinalis isolate RoL2023-P3 chromosome 3, ASM3026506v1, whole genome shotgun sequence contains these proteins:
- the pheta1 gene encoding sesquipedalian-1, producing the protein MKLNERSVAHYATCDSPPDKTGFLFKKGERNTAYHRRWFVLKGNMLFYFEERDSREPIGVIVLEGCTVELCESAEEFAFAVKFDCAKARVYKMAADSQAAMESWVKALSRASFDYMRLVVKELERQLEEIQEATGIGLQNRSRSAKRAAKSRSSSSSSSLSTSSSSSGQKNHQDEVQIMSGGPKENGVAWSKPYLANGLSDGASSCVAWEGGAESENTHRANGVRAPPVPPRRRGASLESPFSPGTGCFSKLHDWYGLEVEEVRARWLQSQ